GGCATTCTGATCGACCTCGCGCACATTACCGAAAAAGGTTTCTGGGATGTGGCAAAACTCAGCGATCAGCCATTGATTGTCAGCCATTCCAATGCCCATGGCCTCACTCCGGTTGCCCGCAACCTGACGGACCGTCAGATGGATGCCATCCGGGAGAGCAAAGGGCTTGCGGGTCTTAACTATGCAACAACTATGTTGCGTTCAGACGGCATGGAAAACGCTCAAACGCCACTATCCGACGTTGTCCGTCACATCGACTACATGGTCGAGCGTATGGGCATCGATTGCGTGGCCCTTGGCTCAGATTACGACGGAGCTACCATCCCTGCGGAAATTGGCGACGCTGCCGGAACGCAGAACCTCGTCACAGCCTTGCAGAAGGCGGGTTACAGTGAGGACGAACTTGCAAAGCTCTGCCGCAATAACTGGGTACGCGTATTAAAACAGGCTTGGCACGAAGCCGCCTTACCAGAAACAAAACAATAGACAGAAAGGGAACTAACATGAACCATTTCGGACGTTTTCGTCTTCTCGCAGCTAGTGCGGCTTTCGCCGCCATCATGGCTGCAAACCCGGCATTTTCAGCGACGCCAGCTGACACGCTGGTTCAGGCTTGGGCAATTGATGACACCATCACGCTCGATCCGGCTGAATCATTCGAGCTTTCGCCAGCTGAATTCATTGGCAATGCCTACGATATGCTGGTTCGCCTCGACATCAATGACACATCAAAGGTCGTGCCAGGTGCTGCTGAAAGCTGGACCATTTCGGAAGACGGCCTCACCTACACCTTCAAGATGAAGCCTGACATCAAGTTCGCTTCCGGCAACCCACTGACAGCAAAAGACGTAGCTTACACATTCGAGCGCGCGGTGCGTCTTGATAAGAGCCCGGCTTTCATTCTGACCCAGTTCGGTCTGAATGGCGAAAATGTCGTTGAAAACGCCAAAGCGGTTGATGACACGACTTTCGTTCTGAAAGTGGACAAAGCCTATGCACCAAGCTTCGTGCTGAACTGCCTGACCGCGACCATCGGCGCAATCGTAGACCAGAAATTGCTCGAAGAGCATTCGGTTAAGGTTACACCTTCCGACGATTACAAATATGACACCGACTATGGCGCAGCCTGGCTGAAAACAGGCTATGCTGGTTCGGGTCCATTCAAGATTCGCGACTGGCGCGCCAATGAAGTTGTCGTTCTCGAACGCAACGACAATTATTATGGCGAAAAGCCTAAGCTTGCGCGCGTGTTCTATCGTCACGTCAAGGAAAGCGCCACACAGCGCCTGATGCTTGAATCGGGTGACGTTGACGTTGCGCGTAATCTGGAACCGGGCGACCTCGAAGCCGTTCAGAAGAACAAGGATCTGGCCGTTGCCAGTGCTCCAAAAGGTACAGTTTATTACATCAGCCTCAACCAGAAGAACGCCAACCTTGCAAAGCCTGAAGTTCGCGAAGCTTTCAAATACCTGGTTGATTATGATGCAATCGGCTCGACCCTGATCAAGGGCATCGGCGAAATCCGTCAGACCTATCAAGCGAAGGGTGTTCTCGGAGCTCTCGACGCAAGCCCTTACAAGCTTGACGTCGAAAAGGCCAAGGAACTGCTTGCTAAGGCTGGTTTGAAGGACGGCCTCTCGGTCACGTTTGACGTGCGTAACACGCAGCCAGTCACTGGCATTGCTGAGTCCTTCCAGCAATCGGCTGCTAAGGCTGGCGTGAAGATCGACATTATTCCAGGCGATGGCAAGCAGACGCTGACCAAATACCGTGCGCGTAACCACGACCTTTATATCGGTCAATGGGGCATGGATTACTGGGATCCCAATTCGAATGCTGAAGCCTTCACCTCAAATCCTGACAATGGCGATGATGCATCCACCAAGACTTTGGCATGGCGCAATGCGTGGGCAATTCCCGAACTGACCAAGCAAACGCAGGCTGCATTGCTCGAACGCGACAACGACAAGCGTGCGAACGAATATAAGAAGCTTCAAGAGGAAGCTCTTAAAGAAAGCCCGTTTGTGATGCTGTTCCAGCAAATCGAAGTTGCAGGTCTCCGCGGCGACGTGAAGGGCTACAAGCTCGGCCCAACATTCGATTCGAACTTCCTCGCACCAGTCAGCAAAGACTGAGCTGAAAAGCGGTCAGACAATTGAGTACAATAACATCTGTAAAGAAAAAGAGGGGCGCCCGACGGCGCTCCTCTTCCATCGCTTTGGCGATTGCCAGTTTTCTGGCGATCGTCATCACCACCTATCTTGGGCTTCTGGCAGTCACGTTTTTCATCGGCCGCGTTGTGCCGATTGATCCGGTTCTAGCCATTGTTGGTGACCGCGCACCCGCGCATGTGGTTGAGCGCGTGCGTCAGGAAATGGGCTTTAACCTCCCTTATTACCAGCAGTTCTACCTTTATGTAAAAGGAGTGCTGCAGGGCGATTTCGGTACGTCTGTTCTGACAACCAATCCAGTTATGACCGATATTCGCCGCGTCTTCCCGGCAACGATGGAGCTCGCAACCATCGGCACGATCATCGGTGCTTTGTTCGGCATTCCGCTCGGTGTTCTGGCCGCTGTTAAGCGTGGCAGCATCATCGATCAGATCGTGCGTGTAATCGGCCTTGTCGGCTATTCTGTGCCGATCTTCTGGCTTGGTATGCTCGCACTTCTGGTGTTCTATGCCCGCCTTGGCTGGACCGCTGGCCCAGGACGTATCGACATCACGTTCGAATACACATTCACGCCAATCACCGGCTTTTATCTTGTCGACGCGATCATCCAGCGCGACTGGGAAGCACTGCACAACATCGTCTCGCACCTTGTTTTGCCGTCGGCTTTGCTCGGTTACTTTTCACTGGCCTATATCAGCCGCATGACGCGCTCTTTCATGCTCAACGAGCTTGAGCAGGAATATATCGTGGCAGCGCGTGCAAAGGGCATTTCAGAAACCCGCATCATCTGGGGCCATGCTCTTCGCAATGCCGCAGTGCCGCTGGTGACTGTGATTGCACTTTCCTACGCAGGTCTTCTTGAAGGCTCGGTTCTCACCGAGACCATCTTCTCATGGCCGGGACTTGGTCTTTACATCACCAATTCACTGCAAAATGCTGATATGAATGCCGTTCTTGGTGGTACGATCATC
This genomic stretch from Brucella pseudogrignonensis harbors:
- a CDS encoding ABC transporter substrate-binding protein, which encodes MNHFGRFRLLAASAAFAAIMAANPAFSATPADTLVQAWAIDDTITLDPAESFELSPAEFIGNAYDMLVRLDINDTSKVVPGAAESWTISEDGLTYTFKMKPDIKFASGNPLTAKDVAYTFERAVRLDKSPAFILTQFGLNGENVVENAKAVDDTTFVLKVDKAYAPSFVLNCLTATIGAIVDQKLLEEHSVKVTPSDDYKYDTDYGAAWLKTGYAGSGPFKIRDWRANEVVVLERNDNYYGEKPKLARVFYRHVKESATQRLMLESGDVDVARNLEPGDLEAVQKNKDLAVASAPKGTVYYISLNQKNANLAKPEVREAFKYLVDYDAIGSTLIKGIGEIRQTYQAKGVLGALDASPYKLDVEKAKELLAKAGLKDGLSVTFDVRNTQPVTGIAESFQQSAAKAGVKIDIIPGDGKQTLTKYRARNHDLYIGQWGMDYWDPNSNAEAFTSNPDNGDDASTKTLAWRNAWAIPELTKQTQAALLERDNDKRANEYKKLQEEALKESPFVMLFQQIEVAGLRGDVKGYKLGPTFDSNFLAPVSKD
- a CDS encoding ABC transporter permease — its product is MSTITSVKKKRGARRRSSSIALAIASFLAIVITTYLGLLAVTFFIGRVVPIDPVLAIVGDRAPAHVVERVRQEMGFNLPYYQQFYLYVKGVLQGDFGTSVLTTNPVMTDIRRVFPATMELATIGTIIGALFGIPLGVLAAVKRGSIIDQIVRVIGLVGYSVPIFWLGMLALLVFYARLGWTAGPGRIDITFEYTFTPITGFYLVDAIIQRDWEALHNIVSHLVLPSALLGYFSLAYISRMTRSFMLNELEQEYIVAARAKGISETRIIWGHALRNAAVPLVTVIALSYAGLLEGSVLTETIFSWPGLGLYITNSLQNADMNAVLGGTIIIGSVFIALNLVSDLLYRLLDPRTRAR